A stretch of DNA from Ranitomeya variabilis isolate aRanVar5 chromosome 1, aRanVar5.hap1, whole genome shotgun sequence:
acagggcctgagtccagacagctatcacagggcctgagtccagacagcaatcacagggcctgagtccagacagcaatcacagggcctgagtccagacagcaatcacagggcctgagtccagacagctatcacagggcttgagtccagacagctatcacagggcctgagtccagacagcaatcacagggcctgagtccagacagcaatcacagggcctgagtccagacagcaatcacagggcctgagtccagacagcaatcacagggcctgagtccagacagcaatcacagggcctgagtccagacagctatcacagggcttgagtccagacagctatcacagggcctgagtccagacagcaatcacagggcctgagtccagacagcaatcacagggcctgagtccagacagctatcacagggcctgagtccagacagctatcacagggcctgagtccagacagcaatcacagggcctgagtccagacagcaatcacagggcctgagtccagacagcaatcacagggcctgagtccagacagctatcacagggcctgagtccagacagcaatcacagggcctgagtccagacagcaatcacagggcctgagtccagacagctatcacagggcctgagtccagacagctatcacagggcctgagtccagacagctatcacagggcctgagtccagacagctatcacagggcctgagtccagacagctatcacagggcctgagtccagacagcaatcacagggcctgagtccagacagctatcacagggcctgagtccagacagctatcacagggcctgagtccagacagctatcacagggcctgagtccagacagcgatcacagggcctgagtccagacagcgatcacagggcctgagtccagacagcaatcacagggcctgagtccagacagcaatcacagggcctgagtccagacagctatcacagggcctgagtccagacagcaatcacagggcctgagtccagacagctatcacagggcctgagtccagacagctatcacagggcctgagtccagacagctatcacagggcctgagtccagacagctatcacagggcctgagtccagacagctatcacagggcctgagtccagacagctatcacagggcctgagtccagacagcaatcacagggcctgagtccagacagcgatcacagggcctgagtccagacagcgatcacagggcctgagtccagacagcgatcacagggcctgagtccagacagctatcacagggcctgagtccagacagctatcacagggcctgagtccagacagctatcacagggcctgagtccagacagctatcacagggcctgagtccagacagcaatcacagggcctgagtccagacagcaatcacagggcctgagtccagacagcaatcacagggcctgagtccagacagcaatcacagggcctgagtccagacagcaatcacagggcctgagtccagacagcaatcacagggcctgagtccagacagctatcacagggcctgagtccagacagcaatcacagggcctgagtccagacagcaatcacagggcctgagtccagacagctatcacagggcctgagtccagacagcaatcacagggcctgagtccagacagctatcacagggcctgagtccagacagctatcacagggcctgagtccagacagctatcacagggcctgagtccagacagctatcacagggcctgagtccagacagctatcacagggcctgagtccagacagcaatcacagggcctgagtccagacagctatcacagggcctgagtccagacagcaatcacagggcctgagtccagacagcaatcacagggcctgagtccagacagcaatcacagggcctgagtccagacagcaatcacagggcctgagtccagacagctatcacagggcctgagtccagacagctatcacagggcctgagtccagacagctatcacagggcctgagtccagacagctatcacagggcctgagtccagacagctatcacagggcctgagtccagacagcaatcacagggcctgagtccagacagcaatcacagggcctgagtccagacagctatcacagggcctgagtccagacagctatcacagggcctgagtccagacagctatcacagggcctgagtccagacagctatcacagggcctgagtccagacagcaatcacagggcctgagtccagacagctatcacagggcctccagacagctatctcctcaggcctcagaagtgcagcctgggacttctggtcggtgcagcctgggacttctggtcggcgcaacagggagcagcgcaatgtcgcccaaacaacacagatccgacgcagaggcctgggacttccgggagctgcgcctggcctaccggaagtcccaggcctagacgctctgcaccggagctctgttgtttggacccacagaccctcctgcatggcatccgatccgataaaaaatcggatcggatgccattgtttagtattccgataccgcaagtatcgggtatcggccgatatttgctgtatcggaattccgataccgagatccgatacttttgtggtatcgggtatcggtatcgaaacaacattaatgtgtgtaaaataaagaattaaaataaaaaatattgctatactcacctgtccgacgcagcctggacgtccgcgagggaaccggcagcgttgtttgcttaaaaatcgcggttttccttccttacttgaagtcccggcttgtgattggttgcgtgcggtcacatgggcgacgcaaccaatcacaacgccggaacgtaattttaaaatcctgaaggacctaaaattacgtcacggcttgctgtgattggtcgcgtctcggtcacatgggcggcacgcaaccaatcacaagccgggacttcaaggaaggaaggaaaaccgcgatttttaagcaaacaacgctgccggttccctcgcggacgtccaggctgcgtcggacaggtgagtatagcaatattttttattttaattctttattttacatatgaatatggttcccagggcctgaaggagagtttcctctccttcagaccctgggaaagaagcaatttctatggggccgcggccggcggccggcgtgtcattgaaaatgactacgcgtgtcagcactgacacgcgtgtcataggttcgccatcactgcaatAACATGTTAGTGATTCACATTGCACACAcctaaaaacgaggtgacaggtttcctttaattactGTATGGAGGCCAAAATGATGAACCTACATTATttgtttatggtggcaagtggatgGCCATAATTACTGGAGAGGCCAATTAAGGAACATTAtattatacactgacactatatacagagctcctgtgtataatgtcacttgtaatccctgtattacctgtacactatatacagagctcctgtgtataatgtcaccggtgatcactgtattacctgtacactgacactatatacagagctcatgtgtataatgtcactggtgatccctgtattacctgtacaattacactatatacagagctcttgtgtataatgtcactggtgaccactgtattacctgtacactgacactatatacagagctcctgtgtataatgtcaccggtgatcactgtattaccagtacactgacactatatacagagctcatgtgtataatgtcactggtgatccctgtattacctgtacaattacactatatacagagctcttgtgtatgtcactggtgaccactgtattacctgtacactgacactatatacagagctcctgtgtataatgtcactagtgatcactgtattacctgtacaattatattatatacagagcacctgtgtataatgcAACTGTTGATTACTgtatcctgtacactatatacagagctcctgtatatattgtcattggtgagtcactgtattacctgtacacttacactatacactatcagctatatacagagctcctgtgtataatgtaaccagtggtaataacagtgttgttagtattgtggttttaattaataatcagtattgtaatatttggtcactatgtcGTAATATGTGGTcctgtcatggtgtggcagtatttatcactgtatgtggtattatttggtcactatgtggtctggtcacggtgtggaggtatttctcccttgtatctgGAATTATTTGGAAGCTATAtgctagtaatatgtggtctggtcaagttgtggcggtatttctcccttgtatgtgcaaTTATTTGGTCGCTttatgatggtaatatgtggtctggtcaatgTGTGGCGGTATTTCTCATTGTACAGTATGTGAAATTATTTGGTAGCTTTATGTTGGTAAtacgtggtctggtcatggtgtggcagtatttctcccttctacagtatgtggtattattcagtcattatgtggtcgtaatatgtagtccagtcatggcgtggtggtatttctcccttgtatgtggtattattggtcttcgtATAGTGGACTGTGttatgtatggcggtcatttgttctctctgatattaattagaagattctttatttctatTAGTGATTAAAAACTTGGAACAAGATGCACTCACAGGGGTTCTCcggtgaaaacaagtaatcacctctccacagaatgagtgataagttattgattggtgggggtccggcTGCTGGGAcccacactgacagacataatgtggaccttttatccccattagacgggAGCAGAGTGTGCGACTtgtccactgatccattcattccctcagtggctgttaGCGCACCACTTGTTTTTTTCTTGAAGCCCcaaggagaatgaatggagctgcggtctgaCATccaacctgccgctgcattttaaaattgggataaaagtgtcctgtcagggataaaatttCCCAATTCTTCTGATCGGtgggtttctaatggtcggactcaAGCGataaataagttatcacctatactgtagagcccatggatcggtgaagccctttaatgcaaactactgTAATTGTACATTCCAGTTATGGTGTATGCACAGTTGATTTTCAGGATCTGCGTCTGCTTTACAGTCGATGTTAATGGCTAACAGTTATTTGCATATAGGGGTAGGGTGGGCCCTTGGGTCAATTCTTCCCTtgtgccccagacaccccagtctgacgCTGCTTGTGAATCCGGGAGAGAAGGGggcaagtatatgatttgcatgcAAGCAGTCAAGTTCCGACTGAACTGTATCCAACCTCTATCAATGGAAGTGTATTGGGAAGGCTGCATACAGTTCAGTTagtatgtggctggaagtatgcaagtcgcatacttgcagtcatgacCACTCAAAgtgggcaccagagaatcctcacagtgtgcattgTGCAATCTAAATGTAATTTTTTGTGCAATGTAAATGTAATTTTTTCCACACAGAGCTGACCTGAAAATCGCCCAAGTACACTAACAAATAGGCTACAATAAGTCCACGGGCATGCAGGATTTATCAACATAACAACAGACTcgagttctttactgtaagagcagtgagactatggaactctctgccgtatgatgttgtaatgagtgattcattactaaaatttaagaggggactggatgcctttcttgaaaagtataatgttacagggaatatacactagattccttgttagagtgttgatccagggaactagtctgatttccgtatgtggagtcgggaaggaacttTTTCCCCAAGgtagagcttactctttgccacatgggtttttttgttgctttcctctggatcaacatgttagggcatgttaggctataggttgaactagatggacttaaagtcttcctttaaccttaataactatgttactatgtaaataaaAGGTTTGGCTATAGTGGCGCTATTaacactgattaaattgatacctttgttGAAGCAGTCTGATCAGTGCCTCTTTTCTAACCATGCTTTAGGTTTTCTTTGGATAACGTCTTCTGTGCATTGGGGTGGTCTGGGGGAGGTTGGGTCTTCTTCTGTACCTCCACCTGCCTCCTGGGCTTCTACAGGCTCCCGATTATTCAGTTTTAACATGTAATTTTGGATGCTGAGTTTTTTAATGGTTtcacaataaagttttttttttatctttggacGGTTGTGCCGGATGTCCTCTTTAATTATTCAATGATCTGCCTCCGCTTTGAAAATTTGCGCTGTCATCATTGGGTGGgcagcatgtgctcagtgtgacaTTCCTCACCTGGTCTTCGGGATCTCGGGTCCGATCTTGATCTGTGCATGCGCCGAGTCCGGCAACATTTTATTGAAGACTAGACATTGAATCTCATAGTGTATAAGTGCCGCCCACCCAATGATGGTGATGACGCAAAGTTTCATAACAAAATCAGGTCCATGAATAATCAGTGACTGTAGAAACACAGAAGGCAAGGGGAGGGTCCGGtgcagaagacccaaccccccccAGATTCACAGAAGACATCGTCAGGAAAAAACTTAAGGCCAGAATGGGAATTGCATGGGAATGCAATCTGAGGTGAATCTCCACAGCATAAATGAATAGGCTGTGGAAGTCAAGTCTTCAGCATCTCTCAGTTTACACTTTGCTCAGCAACGTGTTCATGATGAGTTCTTCCACAATGCTGATACCTGTAGAAAATCTGCTGCTGGCATGTCCGATGTGCGTGGACACACAGCAGACCTAATCCTGCCATACGCACCATGTTCCTTGGAGGCTAGCCAGGGAGTTTTTATCTTACCCCTTTTTTCATCAACCTCTTTTCCCCCATTTGTTCATGCCACTTTCCCAGTAGTTTTTCATTACTTTATGTTTGCACCATCATTTTCTTGGGGAAAATTGACAGTCCCACAAACTATAACCTGGGCCTACATGGCAACgtgctgcctcacaaaaaacgtTTGTGCAACTTGTGTGTGACATGCTATCGCTCCACCATTTCGTAGCCGGGACTCTGCCatctattatataattgtctaagggtcacttctgtctttctgtctgtctgtctttctttctgtcacggatattcattggtcacggcctctgtctgtcatggaatccaagtcgctgattggtctcgtcagctgcctatcatggctgccgcgaacaatcagcgacaggcacagtccgattagtccctccctactcccctgcagtcagtgcccggcgcccgctccatactccccgcagtcacggctcacacagggttaatgccagcggtaacggaccgcgttatgccgcgggtaactcactccgttaccgccgctattaaccctgtgtgaccaagtttttactattgatgctgcctcaatagtaaaaacatctaatgttaaatataataataaaaatataaaaaatcattatatactcacctcgggccgcctttcccgctcctcgcgacgctccagtgaccgttcCATGCAAGcggaggttccggtgctaaggatgttgTGCGACAAGAATctgccatgtgaccgcgacgtcatcacaggtcctgcgcgcctgcgcgagaaggacctgtcatgacgtcacgatcatgtgaccgcgacacggtcatgtgaccgcgacgtaatcacaccctgggactggaagctgctgaCAGCACCGCACAcaagcgacagaactacaaggataccctcggaaggtgagtatatgtttattttttaacctgtgacatacatggctgggcaatatactacgtagctgggcaatatactacgtgactggccaatatactacgtggctctgtgctgtatactacgtcgctgtgcaatatactacgtggctctgtgctgtatactacgtcactgggcaatatactacgtaactgggcaatatactacgtggctctgtgctgtatactacgtcgctgtgcaatatactacgtggctctgtgctgtatactatgtcgctgtgcaatatactacgtggctctgtgctgtatactacgtcgctgtgcaatatactacgtggctctgtgctgtatgctacgtaactgggcaaaataccacgtggctgggcaatatactacgtcactgggcaatatactacgtggctgggcaatatactacgtaactgggcaatatactatgtggctgggcaatatactacgtaactgggcaatatactacgtggctgggcaatatactacgtcactgggcaatatactacgtaactgggcaatatactacgtaactgggcaaaataccacgtggctgggcaatatactacgtaactgggcaatatactacgtggctgggcaatatactacgtcactgggcaatatactacataactgggcaatatactacgtaactgggcaatatactacgtggctctgtgctgtatactacgtcactgggcaatatactatgtagctgggcaatatactacgtaactgggcaatatactacgtggctgggcaatatactacgtgggctgtgcagtgtactacgtgggctgtgcaatatactacgtggacatacatattctagaatacccgatgcgttagaatcgggccaccatctagtataaaataAATGGCCGAATCGCACAGGCGTCACATACAAGCTGCGTGTGACTTGTACAGACGTTTATGGTTCGTTGCGTGCGACTTGGGACAGAAAATCCAGCACATTTGTGACTGAGTCGCAGGCGATACCATAGCAATTCCTGACATGCCACACTACATGTGTCGCGGCGTCCCATGTTCTCCTCGGGAGGGTCACTGTCATTCCTCCTGCTAGGATGTGTCCTGACTACCATACATTTCTCCTGTGTAAACCCAATGCCACAAGGGTGTCTGGCTCCATGACTGAATTAATGGCAGCTCTTTATTCCTATGCTGCTTCTCTGACTGCAGCAGCTTCTGTTGAGCTTTTCTCCCCTCACAGTTTAGTCCCCAAGCCCCCCACTAAATGCATAAGTGGCCGTTTTTGTTTGTAACACAACACTCCGACAGTATGTGAGAGGAGTACAGCGCAGCAGCACACAGCCCTGCTTTCCCGCCAGCCATTGTTCTGCAGCACACACGTGCCCGCCGGTTCTGACCCAGCCTTGGGCTGCGTCACGTGAGAACTTTTCCCAGTCTCGGCCAATGATATGAAGCAGTGACGCGGCCTCTGGGCTGGGTCGGCTATATAAAGGGGGCCGGGACCTTTTTCCCATTGTTCCTCTTGTGGAGACTGGCAGCCGGTACAGCTTGTGAGCCGCGCGTTCAGTGATAGGTGAGCACGGGGATGTCGGTGTGGCCGCGCTGGTTATGGCCGCAGGGGGTGTGATTGTGCTGAGCTGTTACTGTCCTGACCCTGGCATTGCTggtctctgcagcacacaccatgGCAGACAAACCAGATCTGGGAGAAATTGGCACATTTGACAAGTCCAAACTGAAGAAAACTGTGACCCAAGAGAAGAACCCGCTGCCTACAAAAGAGAGTAAGTAATCTGCTGGATGAATGGCTGCATctgttgttccctgttatcagctgtCACCTAAGCTTGGGAATGCCAAACAAATCTCTACCCCAcattccttagggtactgtcacacagtaccattttcatcgctacgacggtacgatccgtgatgttccagcaatatccatacatatcatcactgtgtctgacacgcagcagcgatcagggatcctgctgagaatcgtacgtcgtagcagatcgtttggcactttctttcgtcgctggatctcccgctgtcatcgctggatcgttgtgtgtgacagcgatccagcgatgcgtttgcttgtaaccagggtaaacatcgggttactaagcgcagggccgcgcttagtaacctgatgtttaccgtggttaccagcgtaaaagtaaaaaacaaacagtacatacttacattccggtgtctgtcccccggcgttctgcttctctgcactgtgagcgccggccggaaagcgagcacagcggtgacgtcaccgctgtgctttccggctggcgcagacacaatggagagaagcagaacgccgggggacagacaccggaatgtaagtatgtactgtttgttttttacttttacgctggtaaccacggtaaacatcgggttactaagcgcggccctgcacttagtaacccgatgtttaccctggttacccggggccttcggcatcgttggtcgctggagagctgtctgtgtgacagctccccagcgaccacacaaccacttaccaactatcacggccaggtcgtatcgctggtcgtgatcgttggtaaatcgtatagtgtgacagtacccttactgtcccCATGAGCTGAGAGGTCTCCTCTAAAGGGTGCTGTACTTCTACCTTATATTAATcagctttttttccctttttccagccATTGAGCAAGAGAAACAAAACTGAATTGGTGATGGATGAATCTCAACACCCCACATAATGACTTGACACCAGTGTTGGAGGCTAAAATGCACTGTGAATGAAAAGGTTAATAACCAAACCTGTCGGACCAAGAAATgccaaaaaaattaaagggaatgttgTGTCTGTCTTCCCTGTTCAGTGTTTGAATGGAATAAACAATTTTGTGCAATAATCTGAGTTTGCCGTTCATTCTATGCATGGTGGTAGGAGCTTGGGCTATGTACTCATTGAGCATTTGCAGAAAGGTTGGGTTTCTTCTGCACTAGGAAAGTGTTGGCAGGAAGAGCTTGGTATAAGATGTGTGGCTTTTGAATGGGTGGATCATTGAAGAGGTAACTGCCATCCTTCAGACTTAaacgaacctgt
This window harbors:
- the LOC143769515 gene encoding thymosin beta-10-like — its product is MADKPDLGEIGTFDKSKLKKTVTQEKNPLPTKETIEQEKQN